AGGGGATGTCACTAAACAGCCTGGAGGCTTGGATGAAAGTCAGACTGGAGCTGAAGCTGTGAGGAGCAGGGTGATGTTTTCAACACACAGCTACAGCTCTGCAGGTAGAACTAATGTTGTTCAGGTGAGGAACCCAGTGAGTCACCTGGGCCAGACGTTGGTCAGGGTCAGCAGGGGTCATTCTCTCCCCTCCAGGCTGAGGTCCGAGTCTGGACCAAGTTCCAGGTTCACAGAGACAGCTTCATCACTTGGGCCCAAAGGAGGTCAGAGTATACTGGAGAGGATAGAGAAACTCTACGGATCTGCTGGTTTCACTAAAGCTGAGGATCACAGCAAAATTAGGGACTTCTCCACCTCTGCAACATCTGCAGACTCCTTTATGTCATCACACAGGTCATACGAAAGGGTAGCTGGGGGGACCTTCCCTAGGCGTTTCTCATTAGGGGAGAAAAATAGCCTCAGTCCAATGCAAAGCTTTAGGTCTGTCACCTCGACACCTCAGAGGGACGTGTCAGGTTCTGAGAGTTCACTTTCTccagggaggagcaggagattgtctggggGGCTGTGGCACGGGCAGGTCCAGGACAGGTATCCACTAGAAAGTGGAGCCAAATGGGGGAAAGGGTTAGTGGATATAGGCACAAAGTCTCTGGATAGAGCGAGGAGTAGGAACACTGTCGCAGCTCAGATTAGATCTGCCAGGGCTGCAGCAGGGTTTATTTCACCAAATCATTTCTTAGAGGAAGAGACATCAGCTGCTCTCAAAGATTCATCTAGATTCATAGAGGGGGGAATCAAGGATCAGGGCTGGGTCAACGATGGAAAGGAAACTAATGGAGTATATGGGGccaaagaaaaaactgaactgaagagCAGCATCACTGATGATGTATTTGAGTCAAGTCCAAATAAAACCACACCCAAGAAGAACTTCTCAGCTGCAGCCAGCGTGAGGAATAAGATCAACCAGTTTGAGGCTCTGACACAGAGAGCAACAGAAAATATCCTGATGCCCAGACGAGCTTTCTCTGTGCCGACGCAGCTCAACAGGGGCTATGATGACGTGAAGAAGAGCATGTCAGCAAAAGCGATAGGTGGGTTGAGGGACAAGTGGGAGGATttgaaagagggaggagaggcacATAAACCTGATGAGAAAGGGACAGGGGCAGGGAAGAGGCTGCTGTTAGAAAGGTTTTTATCTGCGGATGGGATTGGActagagaggacagagaaaggATGGGACGATATGgctgaaagtgaaagaaaggaGACACATAGCCAAGAGAAGTTTTCTGAAGATTTTGGCAAATATCTGAAACTCAAGAGTTCACTTGAAATCCCTCTAAATGGAGGACAcggtaaaacatttttcttcgATGAGACAGATTTCGCAAAAGTGTCAAGTCCTAAGGAAGCAAGCGAGAAAGACATGACAGACAACAATACACCAACCCTGCTACTGTCTAACTTCAATgacacctccactaatgtgccctCTTCACCTGTTAGTGATGATGACAAGACCCCGACAAACACCCCCAACCACTCGCCCGTTGATTCACCTACTGCAGAACTGGAAAAGGCCTCCCCAATTGCAAATAGAGATGACAGCACTTGCGCTGCTAAAACTCCTGATCCAGACTCCTCGCCTCCGCCTAATCCCCTCGCCACCTCCTCCCACAGCAACCTCCCTGATCTTGTCTCTCCAGAGATCACCACCGCCAAGCAAAGAGGGAAGAAACAGGAGCTGGACCTTGAGGCTTGGGTAGCAGGCTTGAACTCAGCCATTAAGGTCTGGAATGACGATGGAGAttatgaggatgatgatgaaagcACACAGAGGGATGAGGACTCCAACTatgattcagattcagattcaggaGAGTCCTCTGTGACCATCACCAGCAACATGAGCCAGTCAGATCACAGGAGCTTCTGCGTCAGGTGGGTTCTGTGGAAATGCAACGCACAATCAATTTTCTTTCAATTCCTGAGCGTTTTTAACCCTCGATACTTTCCTCTTACAGTCTTTCAGAGCTGTGTAACTTTGCTGGGGTTGACTACGAGTCAGACAACGACAGTGATGAGTGGCAATCGAGAGGTCGGAGGACCGCCTCACTGAGCTCAGATGTGTCGGCTCTGTCCTGCGTGTCAGTGATGCCAAGTGAGGAGCTGGACCGGCTGCTGGAGGATGTCAGGAGCCTGGGCGAAAACACCCTGCAGGTACAAACAGCTGGAGGAACATCTTACATGCTGCAAACACAAATTGTTTTGCACATTGCAGCATGAGCAAGGTCCAACTCAAAGCAGCTACACCTGACCACAGCTAGTTTCACTTCCTTTCCTACTTCTCTTTCACTTATCTCAAAGGAACTATGCTCTGGCTGATGTTCAGTGGTttaaacacaataaatacaaatgcacacatagGACCGAAAACAGTTCCTGCCAGTCATCTCCcactgtttttcctctttgctgCTCTCTGCCATGTTATAtaagttttttttcaatttaactTGTAATGAGATCAGCTGCTCTTCTGTCTTGCAGGACTATGATGATGTGCAGGTGGCTGTTCTCCATAAGGAGGTGGGAGTGGGACTGGGCTTCAGTGTGGCAGGAGGCGTGGACCAGAGCAAgccagtcactgtgaggaggcgtcatgtgtttgtttctctcctgaaaatgtttaaaaatcatTGTCCCCAGTCTTTTCATTAGTCTCCTGGCGATTATCTCCTCAGGTCCATAGGGTCTTTCACTCAGGCGTGGCAGCTAAAGAAGGCTCCATCATGGAGGGGGACCAGGTCTTGTCCATCAACGGCACAGCGTTGAGCGACTACAACCACTGGGAGGTTCTGAGGGTGCTGAGAAGGGCAAAGAGTCGTGAGACAGGAGTGGTGGTCCTGAGGAGGGGAGGTGTTACCGACATCTCAAAGAGTGGAGTGCAGACGAGTACTCCGGGACCAACACAGACTCAGTTCACTGATGCTGGTGAGACTCTGAGAAGACATCAGCCCTGAATTTGCAAGTCGTTCAAAGTGAGAtacagtgtctgtgtttttctcaggtcagcacatgtgtgtttgtctggagAAGAACAGCAGGGACCTGGGCTTCAGTCTGGAGGGAGGTGTAGGCTCCAGTCTGGGGAACAGACCTCTCATTGTACAGAAGATCTTCCAGGGTGAGAACTGACAAAAGTGCAGACATTTGAGCATTATTATGACCTCCCTTCACTTTAAAGAGGTGGATGAGAAACAGTTTGTATCAATGTCAATCAATAGATACAACTCTTTGACTCGATAAGAAAATGTGGaggatttttgtcattttagacATTTTCTATTACATTCTCGTCACTCAAGagacagcaataaaaaaaaagaccaaacaggaatatatatttttgggcTACTAAGAAAAATTAAAGTCTCAGTGTGTAGAATACAGTGACCtctggtggtgaagttgcatgttacagctgaatacccctcacctcaccctccattacaaacataaaagagaacctgtggtagccttcagttttcataaaaactcaaaaggtctttagtttgtccagtttgggctactgtaaaataaaatggcagcctctgtagagaggacccgctccattctagggtaaagaaaacaacaattcgtataATTtagatataaaacataaaataaaacaaacataaaacatatgtctatttttttgtttgctccAGACAGAGGTGGACTGGGTTAGACATTGAAGAAATGAGATACAGATTAACCACACAATGACGTTCTGGCAGAGAAGTAGTGATCAAACCGGTCCTTATACACTGCAGGGAGTTCACAGGGTTGACTGCTTGGCTCAGGACAGGTTTGCATTAGGTGTAGGAGACGACACCGAGCCAAGAACACCCAGCAACGGGCTCATCACCAAAAACGATAAGAATACACACAAGATGACATGGCGACTTTACCGGACTGTTCACAGAGTTAATGCTTCTATATATCAGCTGGCCCTACTTGTATAGAACCTTATATTTTAGAGAGAAAACAATATTTATAGCAATACCTGAaacttttaaacaaaacatttgatcatggctgcagagacaaaaaagaTTCTCTATAAAAAGGTTTCGTTCATCCATCAATTCCTATAGAGCTGATTCATATATTTATCAGAATTAGGACTCtgaaagcacacacactgtatacagatgttttaatgacagacatttttttaatagtctctgtctctgttgttttttcaggTGGTCCAGTCAACAAGGTGTGTCCCGGCGATGAGATCCTGGAGATTGAGGGTGTGAGTGTGGTGGGGATGAGGCGTCTGGAGGCCTGGACTTTGATCAGAAAACTCCCCCCTGGTCCCGTGGACGTGGTACTGTCCCGCCCTCTGAAACATCTCGAAACGTGAGGGTTATGGAAGCACAGTAAAGATCAGGGAATGATGAGAGATAGTGTAAAGTACAGTGGCTTGGATGGAACATGGCGTGAATTACCTGGGAATATTTAGGCCTTTGAAACAATGCAACAGTTTGTTTACACATAGTTTTCAAGCCCAGAAGGAAAAGTCCTTTTAAAGACGAGGgcaaaagtatttattttttctcttttacaggATCACATCTACCTCAAGGCCTGTGATATTTATgtataataattaaaatgtacTAATGGCTCATGCATTTATCAAAAAAGAACTAGCTTTTATGCCAAATATGgcactgtaaattaaaaaacacgTTGTAACAGGTTGTGAATACATGAGTGcattcaaagtttattttacttttttaaaataaatcctaaCAAAGTGACGCTTGTTAATGTtgtgtccagcagagggcggaAGAGTGGCATCATGTTCTCTTTTCTATTAGttctcaggaaaaaaaaaaaaaacaacctgaggACAAAACTGTGGGGTCATGGTATTTGCCCTTCTATGCACCAAACTGTGATGTGTCGATAAGATATCAGCTTTACAGTCTCCACATTGTCAAGGTTTATGTTATGGAGGGATAATCATTGTCTAAATTTTACTTATAGCCTCAAACTCAAACTATACCAGTTCCTTTTCAGATGAAATAACATCATCAAGCCGTCTTTGTGAGCTTTATATCTTATCTGATGGGAATTTGTCTTTATGTCACTGCCAGGCGCCTGTCAGAAAATTATCAGCAATAACACAGTACTTTTACTCCAACATAGCACTTATGTACTTCACTTGCATAATCCATTAGTGGTCCAGAGTTCAAGGGAGTTGAAAGGGGTTGTGGTGGCATTCAGCTTCCTGATGATTGGAAGGGCTTCCCTATAAACCACCTTAGCTAACCAACCTCACCAACAAACATCTCACCACACAAGTCCtgatataaatatgtatttactgCCAGAGGCTACTTTTTTTTACCACTTTAGACAATCTCAGTTTTTTGCTACAGAACCTGTTACTGTCATTTAActtattatgttgtttttgaGAATGATTGGCTTGAAGGAATGTTTGCATTTGGGTTAATcttattctgaataaaaaattgtgatgaataaatattaatgatcgatgaaataaaacaaaattttgttttatttca
This region of Paralichthys olivaceus isolate ysfri-2021 chromosome 13, ASM2471397v2, whole genome shotgun sequence genomic DNA includes:
- the LOC109633446 gene encoding serine-rich adhesin for platelets, with translation MDLSFLPTPVSECDTRTGAQFTVRSASSPSYSFTRRPGVRRSRGFTEEVREGTEGEGERERHGTDPYTNGTNKEEDGVIKYQDSTGGHSSVKGQPEGKETLGHETSPKLNQNGAGVKMSTESSTDPAFEGLGRTALRRYNLSSRSRSLDWGAEESSPFGGTRADMLSTNRGGDVTKQPGGLDESQTGAEAVRSRVMFSTHSYSSAGRTNVVQVRNPVSHLGQTLVRVSRGHSLPSRLRSESGPSSRFTETASSLGPKGGQSILERIEKLYGSAGFTKAEDHSKIRDFSTSATSADSFMSSHRSYERVAGGTFPRRFSLGEKNSLSPMQSFRSVTSTPQRDVSGSESSLSPGRSRRLSGGLWHGQVQDRYPLESGAKWGKGLVDIGTKSLDRARSRNTVAAQIRSARAAAGFISPNHFLEEETSAALKDSSRFIEGGIKDQGWVNDGKETNGVYGAKEKTELKSSITDDVFESSPNKTTPKKNFSAAASVRNKINQFEALTQRATENILMPRRAFSVPTQLNRGYDDVKKSMSAKAIGGLRDKWEDLKEGGEAHKPDEKGTGAGKRLLLERFLSADGIGLERTEKGWDDMAESERKETHSQEKFSEDFGKYLKLKSSLEIPLNGGHGKTFFFDETDFAKVSSPKEASEKDMTDNNTPTLLLSNFNDTSTNVPSSPVSDDDKTPTNTPNHSPVDSPTAELEKASPIANRDDSTCAAKTPDPDSSPPPNPLATSSHSNLPDLVSPEITTAKQRGKKQELDLEAWVAGLNSAIKVWNDDGDYEDDDESTQRDEDSNYDSDSDSGESSVTITSNMSQSDHRSFCVSLSELCNFAGVDYESDNDSDEWQSRGRRTASLSSDVSALSCVSVMPSEELDRLLEDVRSLGENTLQDYDDVQVAVLHKEVGVGLGFSVAGGVDQSKPVTVHRVFHSGVAAKEGSIMEGDQVLSINGTALSDYNHWEVLRVLRRAKSRETGVVVLRRGGVTDISKSGVQTSTPGPTQTQFTDAGQHMCVCLEKNSRDLGFSLEGGVGSSLGNRPLIVQKIFQGGPVNKVCPGDEILEIEGVSVVGMRRLEAWTLIRKLPPGPVDVVLSRPLKHLET